The nucleotide sequence TCGTAGACGATCGGCTCTCATTTGTGATGACGTCATTGATTTGGGATGACTTCGGGTGGAACTCAGAAGTTCGGCGTCTTTTCTGATCATGGTAAACGTCATTGACGTCAATCCTACGTTTGTTGAAGTTCTTGTAGAAAATTTCCTCCAATGTTGTTTCCTCTGATTTCAGATCGTGGTCAACGGAAAGCTTCTTTCTCATGTTTCTGGAAAGTTAGCAATTTATTGTCATATCGGATTATCAATTTGGAGTGctagcaaaaaaaaacaagttcattttattgtttactgaAAAATTTCACAATGAtgtaatgataataaacaacaataaaatcaacTTACTGCGCTGCGAAGCGGCGGGCCAACGGTGACACGGAACAAAAATCCAAACTCTGTGGAGGCATTTTTGAAATTTCTATTAAAAGCAGTTCAGTCTAAGTAAGTTGTGTAAACGTAAACGTTTGGTAGAGATATGATGAAATTTGGAAGATCGGCTGTTTTATATACGATCTGAGTCAAAGGCGTTAAGATAATTCAGCTGTTCACTCAAGCACGATGATTGGAGCGGCGGACGCTCTGAGCCGCTCAAGTCAACGCTCATTTACCTACTGAACACCTCAAACGCGGTCCAATTAGCCGCTCATCAAACAATTAGTGTTAACCATTGACAATCTGATGAGTGATTATTGCTGgacaatattgtttgtcagATTGTGATGAAACTTTTACAAGGTATTGGACCAAGAGCAATATTCATGGCGATGTTTAAGATGAAAGAGACTTTTAATGAGATAATATTAGTAGAATATTAGATTGTATCGATATAAACTTTATTGTCATTAGAAGATATGCAGACAGAAACCAGAAAATGAcaatatgtattgctttttgcTAATATCATCTTTCAAAGTAATAGCAGTTTTATTAAGTTTGTAGAAAATGTCACAATTGAGGcgtttataaataatagattACGGCCAGttatatgtgttttcaaatgtagTAAGTAAGCCTAAAATTAGAACGAAAAGTTGAGTATCACATcgtataattttgaattaagtgCAGCAGGATTTTGCACTCCCCCTATCCGCACAGAAAATgcacacaaaatgtttgaaaagtacGACAACTGCATTACacgattataaattattattgaactgttttcttttataattttattactaagatgtttttgttgttgtgtgtgtttttgttgttgcgaTATTACAGGccgaatatcacaaaaatacaaagtcatatctcaatctcaatctcaaccaattttactgtatattataaaaactatcaaaatcgtatatgttttcacaacttttaaaattgtgttctCTTATTGACAATATTGATTCAAACTTTGGTCAAGATTCCTAAGAACTTTTTTCTACAgcatacaatgtaattaagaaCAACTCAATGCTGTTGAAAATTACCCCAACATATGCTTTTGTTATAGTATAAGTTATCTTTGAAACATTGACACAATGTTTTAATCGACACATTCTATGAggtaatgttcttttttaaaaatagttaaaacaataatgtgtAACATACGATGCTTTTATtcggtaaaatgagttgaaactAAAGTTCAGCGTTGACCTgagtattttttatgatattggaGCCAggtgtttaatattgaaaacgcAAAGACTGTTCAATCGTCACTAACCCATCTCAAACTTGGCCCAATTAGCGGCTCATCAATCAGTTTGTGTTTGCCATCGTCACTCTGATGAGTGACTATTAattgacaatattgtttgtcatatggtgataaaactattaaatgtaaagGAACCTAGAGCAGTATTCATGGCGCCGGTACAGATGAAATAAATTCCttttgaaattacatttataGAAATAACTGATCTTATCTGAAATTCTCAAATCAAAGTCAATGctttatttattctattttataaaacattaaaacacgaAGCATTACTCGTTAATGAAAATGGTCTCACCGACCCTGTGAATGTCTGGAATATGATAAAAGCATCAGTCATAAGACCAAGTTGTGATTTCTGATATTCTAATTGCCAGAACCTTTTGTGAAACATGTAACGTTGTTGtggtttttgattttataaggTTAAGATCATCTTTTTTCTCTATAACTTCTTTCGAAAGTAAATTCACCCACTTCTGCAGTGAGatgatctttttttaaatgtctccTCTCTTGCACGACACTTGTTATTCCACAATTTTAGGATCGGCGCTTTGGTCTCCCAAGGACTCTGTTCTAGGCCGTTTCACATTAACGTTTTAGTAAATGCGAACCCGTTTGGATTGTACCAGAATTTGAGATTAAAGATCTGTGCGTACCCCTGGAAGTGCGCATTCTACACCAAATTGAACAGAATAAATAGAGGCTTTTGACGTTGTGCTTATAAACGCGCTAAGTTACGCACACCTAACGGTAAATCTTATGTCCAACAACTTGGGTGAActaaagttttgaaatttgaacgTTCGTCAGTATCATTgttatgaaacacaaaacaaataccagtaaatcaaatttatttgataaactcagtttgaaccattaatcaaaacaaaacgattttaaaacataataaaacatattttcaacgtATTTCGGAAAGACAGAGAGAGCAATATGAAAGGAACGAGAATAGAAAGTATAACAGcacataataacaaacaaaacaatgacatatgttGGTACGATTGCGTATGGGCGAATGACATGTCAACTTTGGCTAATTTGTGGCATGCATCCAGTCAACTTCAGGTATTCCAATGGCGAGTTTTATCAGCTGCTGACCATTGTTAAATCAGAAGGTAAGTCTGAGAGAACTTCCAGCAGATTTACTTAAACGTGATCTGTGACGTGGTTTGTCGCCTGCCGCCCACGACTTGGACTTGACACGGAAGTGACGTAAGTCGTCCACGTGCTCCTGGTGCAACATGGGAACATAGATTTGGGGAAAGCACTGGTCCTGAAAGGAGAAAAaccacaatacatatttaaatattattggtgtgaatagtttaataattatatgtatgtcaaacatgaatatcttaatataaaattaaattattatttttcttaactGTTTTTTCTTTTAAGTCAAGAAAATGTGACCGGGTACAGCGTGCATTATCGTTCGCCTTGGAAATAAGAAACCAACGTCCACATGCTAAACAAATTTAtaccaataaaatattaaatatagcaCATACCTGGAACTGGTGATAAAACTCCTTGTATCCGCCTTCCAAGAGGTAAACCTCTGGGAAGTTCAGTTGTGGGTAAGAATCCTTGTTCGATTCACGATCCAGCGATCTAAGATGGCGGTACATCTTTGGGCCTCGTTCTGATGAGAACTCGCAGTGAAAAACGATCACGTGATTCTTTTCTGATGAGGTCATTGTCTCGTTCAGGAAGTTCCGGATGGAGTCCTTGGTGTAGAGATTAATGGCGCCCCGGATATGGCCTCCTTCAAACTCGTACGGGTATCTACAGTCAATGACGGTCAAGTGATCGATATGGTGGTCGTAGTCGCCATTCAGTACAGCTGACATCTGAAAAATAtagcatcattttctgatgagGATGTTGAGAtggcattttcttttcaaaataataataactagcATTTTAAAATCTTATCTAGAAAATGAAAGCTTTCTATTGAAGAGGGGATTATaagaaattaatacattttggatGTGAACGTAAAAAGGCATTTGTCGCCTAAAATACTCTGTTATTCAGAACACTGATTTAAGCTTCtttagaaattaaacaaaactcaCCGTTTCCGGCAAAATGGCCATGAGATCCTTGTGTTTGCCGGCCACGGTCGGGAGCCCGTTGTCCCGTGACCCATCTGCCACAAGGTCGGAGTTCGTCGACAGCCGTTCAACCGCCTGAATGACGTCACTCGTAGACGATCGGCTCTCATTTGTGATGACGTCATTGATTTGGGATGACTTCGGGTGGAACTCAGAAGTTCGGCGTCTTTTCTGATCATGGTAAACGTCATTGACGTCAATCCTACGTTTGTTGAAGTTCTTGTAGAAAATTTCCTCCAATGTTGTTTCCTCTGATTTCAGATCGTGGTCAACGGAAAGCTTCTTTCTCATGTTTCTGGAAAGTTAGCAATTTATTGTCATATCGGATTATCAATTTGGAGTGCTAGCAAAAGaaacaagtttattttattgtttactgaAAAATTTCACAATGAtgtaatgataataaacaacaataaaatcaacTTACTGCGCTGCGAAGCGGCGGGCCAACGGTGACACGGAACAAAAATCCAAACTCTGTGGAGGCATTTTTGAAATTTCTATTAAAAGCAGTTCAGTCTAAGTAAGTTGTGTAAACGTAAACGTTTGGTAGAGATATGATGAAATTTGGAAGATCGGCTGTTTTATATACGATCTGAGTCAAAAGCGTTAAGATAATTCAGCTGTTCACTCAAGCACGATGATTGGAGCGGCGGACGCTCTGAGCCGCTCAAGTCAACGCTCATTTACCTACTGAACACCTCAAACGCGGTCCAATTAGCCGCTCATCAAACAATTAGTGTTAACCATTGACAATCTGATGAGTGATTATTGCTGgacaatattgtttgtcagATTGTGATGAAACTTTTACAAGGTATTGGACCAAGAGCAATATTCATGGCGATGTTTAAGATGAAAGAGACTTTTAATGAGATAACATTAGTAGAATATTAGATTGTATCGATATAAACTTTATTGTCATTAGAAGATATGCAGACAGAAACCAGAAAATGACAATATGTATTGCTTTTGCTAATATCATCTTTCAAAGTAATAGCAGTTTTATTAAGTTGGTAGAAAATGTCACAATTGAGGcgtttataaataatagattACGGCCAGttatatgtgttttcaaatgcagTAAGTAAGCCTAAAATTAGAACGAAAAGTTGAGTATCACATcgtataattttgaattaagtgCAGCAGGATTTTGCACTCCCCCTACCCGCACAGAAAATgcacacaaaatgtttgaaaagtacGACAACTGCATTACacgattataaattattattgaactgttttcttttataattttattactaagatgtttttgttgttgtgtgtgtttttgttgttgcgaTATTTCAGGccgaatatcacaaaaatacaaagtcatatctcaatctcaaccaattttactgtatattataaaaactatcaaaatcgtatatgttttcacaacttttaaaattgtgttctCTTATTGACAATATTGATTCAAACTTTGGTCAAGATTCCTAAGAACTTTTTTCTACAgcatacaatgtaattaagaaCAACTCAATGCTGTTGAAAATTACCCCAACATATGCTTTTGTTATAGTATAAGTTATCTTTGAAACATTGACACAATGTTTTAATCGACACATTCTATGAggtaatgttcttttttaaaaatagttaaaacaataatgtgtAACATACGATGCTTTTATtcggtaaaatgagttgaaactAAAGTTCAGCGTTGACCTgagtattttttatgatattagaGCAAggtgtttaatattgaaaacgcAAAGACTGTTCAATCGTCACAAACCCATCTCAAACTTGGCCCAATTAACGGCTCATCAATCAGTTTGTGTTTGCCATCGTCACTCTGATGAGTGACTATTAattgacaatattgtttgtcatatggtgataaaacttttaaatgtaaaggaACCTAGAGCAGTATTCATGGCGCCGGTACAGATGAAATAAATTCCttttgaaattacatttattgaaataactgatcGTATCTGAGATTCTCAAGTCAAAGTCAATGctttatttattctattttatagaACATTAAATAACGAAGTATTACTcgttaatgaaaatggtttcACTGACCCTGTGAATGTCTTGGAATATGATAAAAGCATCAGTCATCAGATATTCTAATTGCCAGAACCTTTTGTGAAACATGTAACGTTGTTGtggtttttgattttataaggTTAAGAAAATCTTTTTTCTCTATAACTTATTTCGAAAGTAAACTCACCCACTTCTGCAGTGAGatgatcttttttaaaaaaatgtctccTCTCTTGCACGACACTTGTAATTCCACAATTTTAGGATCGGCGCTTTGGTCTCCCAAGGACTCTGTTCTAGGCCGTTTCACATTAACGTTTTAGTAAACCATGGTTCCATGCGGACAGTTGAAGGAATATCTTGATTCCTTACCAACGTTCAATCGCAAATGCATGCTTCGAAAGGGGATAGAAGTCCACAAAATCTATGTCGACATGACTAAAGGTGAAACGTTTCTTGATGACCAATTTGCTTACACAGAATTTGGCCGCATGGTTTTGACGAATGGAAGTATTCGTGCTGGGCGAGTAAAGAATGCCAAGCAGATTGTCGTTGCCAGGGAAACACTGTATTGCAGTGGAACCACGGCATGTAAGCGGGCATGCGGAAGCTACGGATTGTGCTTACCAGGTAACAGAAtgttctattttatttataattaatgtcaaaagtaattttcatatcttttttataataatttaattgttatgtaaagaaaaataagaatatttatgtagaataaaattatttgaCCCTCAATTTCCATAGAATTgagtgaaaaataaaataaattttcattaaacatttaaccaactgaataaatgaaaaaatgaaatgaaaaaaggttGGAgttacgtgttttttttttcagaattatgTTCGACATCTAAAATCATCAATAAAGTATTTTGAATTGGAATGCTAACTGccaaaggaaaaaaaatcattaaacatttaaccaactgaataaatgaaaaaatgaaatgaaaaaaaggttgGAGCtacgtgttttttttcagaattatgTTCGACATCTAAAATcatcaaaaaagtattttgaattGGAATGCTAACTGCCAAATAAATATGTCGTGCGCTGTCTTAAACCAAAACCGTAGATGCTCAATTGGTCAACTTACTTATTAAAGGGGCAAATATAGAACGTGGCAaagatattttgttattttaatgcataGCACATTTGACACtatgataaaaaacatttgactTGTGTACAGGAAAAAAAGTATAAGACTTTATAAACGGGATTTTTCAACTTATAGCTACGTGGCCTCAAACTCTTAAGTCAAAAAAGCGACAACATATCGCTTATAAATTTATATCTACACAATCAAtggcttgtttttgttttgatcattacaGTCAAATGAGCTAAgaaattataatgcattaaaataaaaaaataaaatatttttgcatcaatctGTATTGTGTCCCTTTGAAGCTGCGCTCTCAAAGATTTAAcctttttccattttttttttattttttctcttggaattagcaaatgtttgcgtaaatatctgcaaaccagtgatgaaaggctgctgacaaaagatcagatcgcagattttcatatttccattcctcatttaatgttttatagctaaatgtattattattaatgcattatatttatgttactaatggttaaagaaaaaatcataaaaattcccgatattgcagatatttacgcaaaaatttgctcgttctaagacaaaaaaataaaaaagttgtcaaaacattcaatctgtttGAGCGCAGCTTTAATTAAGGCAAAGAACACTACAGAGTTCTGCagaaaattacaattttacatcATTAACCGTATAATAAACTGAAACAATGGAATCTGACCATAACTTATCAAccaataatgaataattatgattgCTTTAAAGTGAAAAGAGCCAATAACCTGGTAATTATCTTGCTATGGGTCCACAAAACTGTCATGTTACATTTTTTCTCAACCCTCAAACAGGGTTCAATGTACCTGGCTTAAACATTGAAGTCGATAATTTCATGCACGCTCTTATGTTTGACACTGATGTATCAGAATGAATAATTTGCTTTctatgaataaaacaacagtttaaaCATGCCTGACAAGTGATGGGGTTAGAAAACTGCCCGCGGCATTTTCTACCagcataaaatatatacaagcAAATACAAATTCACCGTAATTATTTCCCTTGCTTATCTTTCACACAGGTCGCTAGTTATTATAagaacatttctatttatgtttagTTATTTATGAGTGTATGACAATGTATCGCTAAGATTAGGAAATTCACTTGAATACTAAGCAAGTGTCGGAAATCAAATTAGTTTTTATCTGTAAATTCGAATAAACTTAGTCTAACATTTCCAGTCTTACTATTTCTGTAATAAATCCCATTCTGACAAagaataaattattcaaaaatattgagATGACAATGCATTTGCTGTTTGGCCCAATCAAAATTTGCCAATATGCCAATAATTCTACAGGGGGTGTATTCACTTGTGTATTGAGTCTGATTTTAAGACTCCGACTCAGAATTCCAAATATTCATTAAGTGGTAAATGTGCTATCACAgaagcaaaaatgttaaaaatcgtTGTACctgttacaaataaaatattctactatcaaacagacattttttattttcttataaattttataacatatattttgagacaactaagattttaaaaaaaattgagccCGAGTCTAAAACTCCGACTAAAGACATTAGTGAATACCATTCTTCTACACCAGTgtcatataagaaaataaaaaagtgttcattttcCCCCAAAATTCATGACATTTTCCcaattaattgaatataaatcCTGTGAATGAATAAATACGCAATGATGCTagttcagtattttttttagaattattttcaccgTCTCTTCCTTCGGAATCAAGatttatttttgactttgggaaaaataccaAATCATgctaaaatagcaaatattaTAGCAactatatatgattttaatgcatACATTAGCTAatcttattaaaaacaaaattaagctAATCCagatatttttctgttttgacatttttttctgtttaattaatgttcttattgtataatattttaagcTTAATTACGAAAACAGATAATGTTAATCATTCATATTTGAATcagttaaaataaagtttattatCTCGTAAGACTGATTTTTAAGACTTGCCCAATTGTTCAAGGGGGGTAAAGCTTGATAAAAGTTGTTACATGAGTGctggaactttttttaaactttttatttatttttttgtaaaaatatcttTCATAATACCACCTTTATGGCAAATGTTaaagtgttaaaatgtttatacagaCATTATGAGATAAAACAGTACCATTATTATGACTCAGTGAACTGACAATGTGAATTTTAATTGgtcttatttttcaaatcagGTCAAAGTTTTTGAAGACACATCAATCATGTTATAGTCTAAATTGTTAACATAAGTGcattcatttattatcatgATTTCATGTAGAAATTGAACAGAAAGTATACAGTGAATTGTATATACAATAAGTCTGATATGATttcggttgtccggttagcgcagtggttagcacactcgcttctcacctaggtgacccacccgggttcgattcccggcttgggcgcttgtgagtttggtttgtggtcaccaagccggacaagtgggttttctccgggttctctgGTTTTCCccaatcgtgccaacgagagtgattaatataatgttgtaataacttgtttcacaatcgttgtgaaacaaatatgtttaaactaagtcTGATACAACCGTAGGAGtaagtaaaacatttgtaaactCTTTATTTTGCAGGCTGCGACAAAACGAAAATGCGAGGCCACCGTTGTTCATACAGAATCAAGCTCACCCAGATGCTTGGCTTCGTCAATTTCTGGTTTGTTGAGGAGCTTGGAAGTCATGATCAACTTAACGGAAAAGACTGCGATTTCAAAGTTAACTCCCAGCATGCCTCAATGGTGTCTGATTCCAAACTTACAGACTTTACAAGCTCTTTCAAAGTAAAGCTTCCAACCATTCCAAAATCCCCCCGAAAGCTTGCTCCGAAGCCTTTTAAGAAACTCACCGCTGAGAAAGGACAAGGAAATGGAAAAATGGACCCAGCTCGGCCTGATTCAAATACCGATGCTACAACTTACAATTATGTGCTGGGTTCAATTCCCAACAGTGAATCAGCTGAAGAACTTACGTCAGCTGTATCCAGTCAACACTGTTGACTCAACAGTCATCTAATTTTTCTAATGATGCTTCACTTGCCATTTCTATGAACATCACACCTAGTCAGTTCCCATGTGCCACAGATATGAACACTAACAATGCCATATTGTCTGCAAGTTTGCAAGCTGCGGGCCAAACCTTGCCATCTATGTTACAACCAGTGCCATCTCTGACCCCAGCAATGAGCTCAATGCTGCAAGCAAATCTCATAAACTACATGACCTCCATGACAAACTTAGACATTCCTGTGTCTAACGCTTCCAACTTAAACCTTATAAACCCTTCTCTAGTCAATATTAAACAAGAACCGTCCAGTCATGACTTACAGAGCCAGAATGTACTCGCGTTTTCTCAAGCATTCCCCTTGATAGCTCCGCCTCTCCTGTTTTCACTCCAGGGACCAAACCCAGGTCCCTCTAGTCAGAGCAGCCACTCCCCCTCACAGAGCAGCAGCCAAGGTCACAAGGAGAGGTCACCATTTGCAAGAGACCAAAATGCCAATATTCAAAAATCACTAGATATAGAGGCAAAAATCAAAAGAGAAGCCTCAGGTCGTGTACAGGCAAATCATGAAACACTTGGACAGGTTCAAAACAGAATTATGGAGAGAGCAAAAAGTCGTAAAAGCGCTCACACAATGCGTGTCCCACAGAGGAATGAGACAAATGTAATTGACTTATCGAAAAATGTGAATGATATAAAGCAGGACAACTTTTCTGTCACAAAAGAGGGTTTATGTGGAAAGCGCTCCATTGATGATCTCATAGACCGAAAGGTTATGTCATCTAAGACATTCAAACGTCTTCAGACACTAAACCATGTGATCCAGAGCGATGTCTtccaaaaagcaaaaaataggCTTGAGAAAAATAATGTGGCAAATCTTAAGAGTGGTTCTGAAGAAATTGCTCTTAATTTAACAACACGCAAttcacaattttcaaaattcgaTTCTGACCAACA is from Mya arenaria isolate MELC-2E11 chromosome 9, ASM2691426v1 and encodes:
- the LOC128246025 gene encoding uncharacterized protein LOC128246025, with amino-acid sequence MVPCGQLKEYLDSLPTFNRKCMLRKGIEVHKIYVDMTKGETFLDDQFAYTEFGRMVLTNGSIRAGRVKNAKQIVVARETLYCSGTTACKRACGSYGLCLPGCDKTKMRGHRCSYRIKLTQMLGFVNFWFVEELGSHDQLNGKDCDFKVNSQHASMVSDSKLTDFTSSFKVKLPTIPKSPRKLAPKPFKKLTAEKGQGNGKMDPARPDSNTDATTYNYVLGSIPNSESAEELTLQAAGQTLPSMLQPVPSLTPAMSSMLQANLINYMTSMTNLDIPVSNASNLNLINPSLVNIKQEPSSHDLQSQNVLAFSQAFPLIAPPLLFSLQGPNPGPSSQSSHSPSQSSSQGHKERSPFARDQNANIQKSLDIEAKIKREASGRVQANHETLGQVQNRIMERAKSRKSAHTMRVPQRNETNVIDLSKNVNDIKQDNFSVTKEGLCGKRSIDDLIDRKVMSSKTFKRLQTLNHVIQSDVFQKAKNRLEKNNVANLKSGSEEIALNLTTRNSQFSKFDSDQQTDTQQSYFKLAGLYTIRHVALKVMYLGHDYTGYAGTEEAEHTIERDKTTEIRYCHVLNRNLPRDIRVLAWAPIDPDFSARFSCRRRTYKYFFPKGDLNILLMEEAGKKLIGEYDFRNFSKFNVKNGITNYVRKIMEVEVKTLDETDDGFTMYELTIVGRAFLWHQIRSIFSVLFLVGKGKESVEVVDELLNIEKNPRKPQYNMSSDAPLCLYDADFGGEFEWIYEAECHEDNLTSLQQLWAEHSVKATMVKSMLNDLEKAKVETDCDIAPWCDLSHPLLMQSEWLVEDRNPKVLMERQGGLTLDEMIASHESRKQRWRENAEIEVQDDSSEEEITSRKRQRLEIDKPSHIDDKPF
- the LOC128203330 gene encoding M-phase inducer phosphatase 1-like — protein: MAILPETMSAVLNGDYDHHIDHLTVIDCRYPYEFEGGHIRGAINLYTKDSIRNFLNETMTSSEKNHVIVFHCEFSSERGPKMYRHLRSLDRESNKDSYPQLNFPEVYLLEGGYKEFYHQFQDQCFPQIYVPMLHQEHVDDLRHFRVKSKSWAAGDKPRHRSRLSKSAGSSLRLTF